tggccgccattccttccagttctctgctgccaatgactggaacaaattgcaaaaatctctgaagctggagacacttatctccctcactaactttaagcatcagttgtcagagcaccttaccgatcactgcacctgtacacagcccatctgaaattagcccgcccaactacctcatccctatattgttatttattttgctcatttgtaccccagtatctctatttgcacatcatctcttgcacatctatcattccagtgttaatactaattgtaattattttgcactatagcctatttattgccttacctccataacttgctacatttgcacacactgtatatatacttatttctgttgtattttttactttgttttgttttaccccatatgtaactctgtgttgttgtttttatcgcactgctttgctttatcttggccaggtcgcagttgtaaatgggaacttgttctcaactggcttacctggttaaataaaggtgaaatatatatatatatttttaaacatccTAAGGAAATTAGAGATTGGCTGCCAGATTGTTTGTGGTTACTACTTATAGCTGAAATTGGGCGTGAAGGACAATGTGTTTGTTATTTGAAGAGATTAATATTATTTTGTAACATTTAATCAAGACCTTCCTTTCCTCTGAGTCATACATACAGAGAAGGTTTCGGTTCTCACAAGCCAAAAGTAACAGCTGTTACAAGCCAATATGGTCTTTATCAGTTAGTCAGTGATTCCAAAGAGAGTGTATGTAGCTAAGAATGTTGTCTGATCACTTGGTCAAGAACAACATCACACTAAAGCTGTAacgccctgacgtatggaactcttgtatgttgagtcagggtgtggaaatctatgtgatgtattctatgtttaggatctaggtattttgtttctatgtttggctgggtgtgattcccaatcagagacagctgtcgctcgttgtctctgattggggattatacttaagtagcctgtttgcctacctttgttgtgggatcttgttcctgtgttaggcttggattgtgtatagccttgggcttcacgttacgttgtttattgaataataaacatgttcgcataccacgctgcagcttggtctgacccgtctctcaacgttcgtgacaaaaGCTCATTGAATATTTCTCCAAATAAGAGATCATGGGTTTGAGAAGCTTTACCAACTGTCCAGAATGTGATTGTGTGAAGACTCCAACAAAGTCAGCTTCAAGTCTCCACATTATATAAcctttagatttttttaaacAGAACTCTTGTGTGTTGAATCACAGGCGACTGCCTTTTGGATCCACCGGAGAGCATCTTACCGTTACCCGGTGAACTCCCAGGCACCACATACAGTCTCGACCGCCAGTGCCAGCAGATGTTTGGGGAGGAGTTTGTGCACTGCCCCAACACTTCTGACAGTGACATCTGCAGCCAGCTGTGGTGCAGGGAGGAGGGCAAGCCCCACTGCACCACCAATAACGGCAGCCTTCACTGGGCAGATGGCACCATGTGCGCCACCAACAGGAGCTGTCTGCACGGTGCATGCATGGCAGCCCACGAGGTCATGCAGCCAAAGGTAAGCCCTAGTTTTTCTCAGAAAAGGGGAGGATTTTGACACAAACTCTGTCTCAGAATGCCCTGTTAGTTACTATATGTTTATTCATGTTTCTGTGATAGAGTATTTCCTTCCTGCATTGTAAGGAAGAATGTACTTTTGAAAGTACAAGCTCTTTAGCATGTGTCAATAAACTCGATTTATAAATTGACATGCTGGCAGTTAATATACTTTTTGCTCACCCACTAGTAAAAGCTTGTGAAAACACACCTACATGCACACAGTTTACTTTAGTCTTGCCAAGTGCGCCATGGGTTCCGCAAGTGGTGATACATAGGGCAGGAATGTGGGAGACAGCAGAAGCGTGCCACACTGACGGACAGATTTACCCAAATCATGGCATGCCAAGAGACGCCGAGGCCCCAGCCTAGACTGTGGGTGAGTTGGACGGCTCATGTTATCATGGCACTCAATACTCACTCTGTTTCGTTTTGGCTTTACCACAGGTGGTTGTGGATGGCGGCTGGGGCGCGTGGGGACCATCGCAACTGTGCTCCAGGACATGTGGAGGGGGTGTGGAGTTCTCCTACAGGGAGTGCACAGATCCCGTGCCCCAGAATGGCGGCAAGTACTGCGAGGGCCAGAGAGTCCAGTACCAGTCCTGCAACACCCAGGCGTGTAAGAATAATGATGGTAAGGAATATTTTGTCTAGGCACTTGCACTACAGAATTTCGCTTTATTTATATAGTGGTGAGCTATAGTGGTGTTTTTAACCTAGATTTTTCAATAAATGTGTCTGCTTTGATATTAGTTTGATGGATAATTTGTTTCCCTTTGTCATTTTCTCCAACCTTAGGGAAGAGTTTTAGAGAGGAGCAGTGTGAGAAGTACAACAGCTTCAACTATCTTGACATTCTTGGGAACATGAAGCAATGGATTCCAAAGTACGCTGGTGTGTCGCCCCGGGACAGGTGTAAACTCTTCTGCAGGGCCAAAGGCAGCAGTGAATTCAAAGTCTTTGAAGCCAAGGTACATTCACTAAAAATCATCTGTAGAATGTTGGCCACTGTAAATAAATAGCTTGCCATCACTGTTTGGTGAATCACAGTGTTAAGTAAATTGAGACCTCAAGTTTGCATTTGTGCTCCATAGGTTGTCGACGGCACCACATGTGGTCCCGACACTACGTCTGTCTGTGTACAAGGCCAATGTGTCAAGGCGGGCTGTGACCAAGAGATCGGTTCAAACAAGAGGCTTGACAAGTGTGGCTTGTGTGGTGGGAATGGCCTCAGTTGCAGGAAGATCACTGGTTCATACAACAAAGTCACGTGAGTATACCTAAATATTCCAATTCCAATTATGGTAACAGGCATGTATGACCCTAATATAATGTCACAGCTATTATTGTCTTATAATGATCCAGACTAAATAACAGTCAAATTTAGAAAGCATTATTGGTTGATTGTCTTTTGTGCTGCTGATGTGATTACAGCTGTAATGAGACATTTGCTTTTTTCTTTCAGTTACGGATATAGCGACATTGTGACCATACCTGTTGGGGCTACCAATATTGACATCAAACAGCGAAGCCATAGAAACATCAAACATGATGGAAACTACCTGGCGATCAAGCGAGAGAGCGGTGGCTACATACTGAATGGTAACTTCTCTGTATCCACTGTGGAACAGGATATCCCTGTTCTCGGGGCTGTGCTGAAGTACAGTGGCTCATCCACCACCTTGGAGAGAATCCAGAGCTTCAGACAACTGAGGGAGGCCGTCACCATCCAGTTGCTGGCCACTGCTGGGGAGGCATTTCCACCCAAGGTCAAATACACATTCTTTATCCCCAAAGATGTGTATTTCACTAAATCCAAAGAGAGAAAGGCTTCATTGCATATGATCCAGGCTTTCGGTGTGCCCCAGTGGCATTTGGGCGAATGGTCAGAGTGCTCCAAGAGCTGCAGCTCCGGGTGGTCCCGAAGGAACGTTGAATGCAGAGACAACGCTGGTTTCCATTCCAATACCTGCGATAAGGACCTGAAACCCACAGATATCAGACCCTGTGCTGATCTGCCGTGCCCCATCTGGCAAATGGGGCCTTGGTCATCCTGTTCACGAACTTGTGGCCAGGGGGAACGCAGACGCAGTGTTGTCTGTATAGACTACACCGGCAAGACTGTAGAGTCGGAGAAGTGTGACGCTAACAAGCAACCTGCGCCAGTGTCGGGAGAGTGTGTTTACCAAGAGTGCTAGCGAGGAGACATGAAGACAGAGAAAACTTTGGgaggggtagtgtagtggactctTAACCACCTTGACCTGACCGTGCTTTAGAGAAAAGCAGGGAAACCCTAGTTTGGAAATGAAGAGTGCACTAACTAACCCGGACAAGTCACAGGACACTTGCCTGTGACTTGATGTTTTACAACCACTAGAGAAGTTTGAACCAATAGAGATCTAGCTACCTCAGGATGTACATGTTTtgttaaaataaaaaaaggtaCTGTGTGCGAATTATTATTCTCTCCTAAAAGCTATTACTTTGCATAAAACCTACTGACAAACACCATTGCGGTTAAATATACCTCAATTTCCAGCATATAACCCATAACTatacagtacagagtcaataaATGAACTGGGCTAATAAAGTTAGTCTAAAGGCATACTATTCCTACCATAACATGTGACATTATCATTGCAAGACAACAACTTACAGTGCTTATTATTTTGAGTAAAAGGGGTTTGTGTAAAACATTTGTTTAGGTACACAAGATGGAAAACTTTGTAAAATACCTTTCTTGTGGATACCTTgcttgtggtttgctcttttgtGTCATTTCCTTGGATAAAATGGTATTTTCTAAATGTGAAATTGTGTTTACTGCCTGTAAAAACGTGTCAGAAAATCTATCAAATATATCTGCTATCTTGTTATTGGTTAATGATTTGTGGTACTGATATGCTTAAAGATTAAAATGTAAGTTCACCCATAATCATTCAAATGACTAGGTCTGCCATTgactaatctctcgtggacaaaCTATGTAACTTAATCTGATGCAATTACGCAAGATTTTTGTTCTGGGTTTCCGAGATTAGCCATTGACAGACACTAAATCGAAGAATATACTTTGTAACAAAAAAGCAACCAGCATATTTAGTAGTAAGAATGAACCAGACATTTTAGTGTtcctaaaaaatgttttacattagaGTTTGAGTGTACACTTTCTTTGTGTCAAATTTAGTTTAGCATAGACAATGGTCAGGAATCTGATCTGAGGTAAATCAGTGTAACAGGGACTTTTCCTCTGTTCTGTATCTTTATGTAGTGTTTTAAAGGAATTCTATGGCTACAGAGAATTGGAAGTACAACCAAATTCAATATAAACACATTATGTGTGAAATGGTATCTATTTGCATAAAGAACAACACCTTTAATTGTAATAATTTCAtagttgataaaaaaaaaatattattcataATGCGAAGAATGCTCTATTGTTTGTCAGATGTCTGTTTGATTTCTCATTCCTGTTTTGTATGTCATAAAACAAAAAAAGCAAAATATGATATACCTTCAATGAAGGACcatactatattattattattattgtagctTCCTTTCAAAGCTATTTATTTTTGTAAAGTTTTTACCTTGGACATGAAATTATAACATTTTCAGATGCTGCTGTCTTTGAGATTTATGTCTACAATAAAATGGTAAAATACATCACATTTTACTATATGCTGTAAAAATTTAGTTGTCTATTTTGTTACCCGTTTTGGAAAGTTAAAGACCCACTTTAGCTATGTTTGGCTTACAACAGGCCTGCTTCTCCTTCCACTGCAGTCTGCTGGTTAAACACaaatggcatagcagtgcggtcgtgtattatgttgtgtcctcgtgtaaatagcctttctttttgtgtgtcttttttcatatatatttctctatctcactttccatccttaactaaatatacttttctgcaacccgcctcacccaatgtggaacggattctattatttcttcataccttTTATCAAGAGCCCACGGCTGAAACTTGCTATTAGctattgctattagccaccgttagcggtcttcaccactgtccatggcctgcactacctaccagccagctctagcctggacaattatcggcccgtctgcacagcgtgctatcgacccagagcatttaGGATTTTCTGCCgaaatcactgaatcactggaccttaacaccggatcatcagaACTATCTAGCTGCAActgaattttatttttatttttttattttttatttcacctttatttaaccaggtaagccagttgagaacaagttctcatttacaactgcaacctggccaagataaagcaaagcagtgcgataaaaacaacaacacagagttacatatggggtaaacaaaacataaagtcaaaaatacaacagaaaatatatatacagtgtgtgcgaatgtagtaagttatggaggtaaggtaataaataaGCCATAGTGCAATGTTGTTGTTTGCTAATCACCACTAATCaccacttgtcccgaagctagcaccagttagccttgagctagcctcgagccaggcccatctcccggctatccacctctctgtcaaccggacgggacctcctagtgtcgacacggagccccgccgatccatcacgactggtctgccgacgtaatcgtctgatgtggttttaacaggcttcccgttgcgatgaccacgaagatccatctgctagcaccggcccgctagcacgcgcaatcaacagccgtgcctcctgctcgcctgtgctgtagcagcctacgaactgctcccggacttacctattgctgttcactggaccttatgatcactcagctacacatctgatgcccgctggactgttcctttacacggtaccccatcctgtttatctgtttagcctcagcccaaactttcgtcgccattaccagttgttgtcttagccctctcgaataacacctgtgattgcgttatgccactctcccatgtcaatatgcctagcctattgctgtgtgggttagttgttattgtactatttcaatGTAAatcccccagtcccgctcaacctgcctcagatagcttctttgtcccaccccccccatacacacggagaccggctcaatcggtgcctccagtgatgctatctctttcatcgttacccaatgcttaggtgtacctccactgtactcatatccttccatatccttgtctgtacataatgccctgaatctattctacaacggccAGAAATCTGGCctgtttattctctgtacccaacgcactagaagaccagttcttaaagcctttagccgtatacttattatattcctcctctgttcctctggtgatgtagaggttaacccaggccctgtagcccccagtatctctcctactccccaggcgctatcatttgttgacttctgtaaccgtaaaagccttgctttcttgcatgttaacatcagaagcctcctccccaagtttgagttattcactgcgttagcacactctgccaaccctgatgttctagcagtgtctgaatcctggcttaggaaggccaccaaacattcagaaatgtccatcccgagctacaacattttccgccaaagggggcggagttgcaatgtACTGTAGacatagcctgcagagctctatcatactatccaggtctgtgcccaaacagtttgagcttctacttctaaaaatccacctttccagaaataagtctctcactgttgccacttgctacagacgaccctcagcccccagttgtgccctggacaccatatgtgaattgcttgccccccatctatcctcagagttcgtactgcttggtgacctaaactgggatatgtttaacacccctgccatcctacaatctaaactagatgccctcaatctcaaacaaattatcaaggaacctaccaggtacaaccctaaatccgtaaacatgggcaccctcatagatatcatcctgactaatttaccctctaaatacacctccgctgtcttcaaccaggatttcagcgattactgcctcattgcctgcgtccgtaatgggtccgcggtcaaacgaccaccccatCACTGGCAAACGCTCCcaaaaaacacttcagcgagcaggcctttctaattgacctggcccgggtatcctggatggatattgacctcattccgtcagtagaggatgcctggatgttcttcaaaagtgctttcctctccatcttaaataagcatgccccattcaaagaattcagaactaagaacagatatagcccctggttcaccccagacttgactgcccttgacccgCAAAAAAACATCATgtggcattagcatcgaacagcccccgcgatatgcaacttttcagggaagtcaggaaccaatatacacaatcagttaggaaagcaaaggctagctttttcaaacagaaatttgcatcctgtagcactaactccaaaaagttttgggacactgtatagtccatggagaataaaagcacctcctcccagctaccactgcactgaggctaggaaacactatcaccaccgataaatctacgataatcgagaatttcaataagcattttgctacggctggccatgctttccacctggttacccctaccccggccaccagctctgcaccctccgctgcaacttgcccatgcccccccccccacttctcctacacccaaattcagatagctgatgtcctgaaagagctgcaaaatctggacccctacaaatctgctgggctagacaatctggaccctttctttctaaaattagctgccgaaattgtcgcaacccctattactagcctgttcaatctctctttcgtatcgtctgagatccccagagatcggcgccaaacccactggctccaggtcatctataaatctcttctaggcaaatccctgccttatcttagctcattggtcaccatagcaacacccacccgtagtatgctctccagcaggtacagtgagggaaaaaagtatttgatcccctgctgattttgtatgtttgcccactgacaaagacatgatcagtctataattttaatggtaggtttatttgaacagtgagagacagaataacaataaaaaaatccagaaaaacgcatgtcaaaaatgttatgaattgatttgcattttaatgagggaaataagtatttgacccctctgcaaaacatgacttagtacttggtggcaaaacccttcttggcaatcacagaggtcagacgtttcttgtagttggccaccaggtttgcacacatctcaggagggattttgttccactcctctttgcagatcttctccaagtcattaaggtttcgaggctgacgtttggcaactcgaaccttcagctccctccacagattttctatgggatgaaTGTCTTATAGATTaaggctaggacactccaggaccttaatgtgcttcttcttgagccactcctttgttgccttggccgtgtgttttgggtcattgtcatgctggaatacccatccacgacccattttcaatgccctggctgagggaaggaggttctcacccaagatttgacggtacatggccccgtccatcgtccctttgacgtggtgaagttatcctgtccccttagcagaaaaacacccccaaagcataatgtttccacctccacgtttgacggtggggatggtgttcttggggtcataggcagcattcctcctcctccaaacacggcgagttgagttgatgccaaagagctcgattttggtctcatctgatcacaacactttcacccagttctcctctgaatcattcagatgttcattggcaaacttcagatggccctgtatatgtgctttcttgagcagggggaccttgcgggcgctgcaggatttcagtccttcacggcgtagtgtgttaccaattgttttcttggtgactatggtcccagctgccttgagatcattaacaagatcctcccgtgtagttctgggctgattcctcaccgttctcatgatcattgcaactccatgaggtgagatcttgcatggagccccaggccgagagagattgacagttcttttgtgtttcttccatttgcgaataatcgcaccaactgttgtcaccttctcaccaagctgcttggcgatggtcttgtagcccattccagccttgtgtaggtctacaatcttgtccctgacatcgttggagagctctttggtcttggccatggtggagagtttggaatctgattgattgattgcttctgtggacaggtgtcttttatacaggtaacaagctgagattaggagcactccctttaagagtgtgctcctaatctcagctcgttaactgtataaaagacacctgggagccagaaatctttctgattgagagggggtcaaatacttatttccctcattaaaatgcaaatcaatttataacatttttgacgtgcgtttttctggattattttgttgttattctgtctctcactgttcaaatagacctaccattaaaattatagactgatcatttctttgtcagtgggcaaacgtacaaaatcagcaggggatcaaatacttttttccctcactgtatcactggtcatccccaaagccaacacctcctttggccgccattccttccagttctctgctgcaaatgactggaacgaactacaaaaatctgtgaagctggagacacttatctccctcattaactttaagcatcagttgtcagagcagcttaccgatcactgtacctgtacacagcccatctgtaattagcccacccaactacctcatccccatattgttatttacattgttatttattttgctcatttgcaccccagtatctctatttcatcttctgcacatctatcactccagtgttaatactcaattgtaattattttgcactatggcctatttattgccttacctccattacttactacatttgcaaacactgtatatagattttctattttctattgtgttattgactgtacgtttttgtttattccatatgtaactctgtgttgttgttgtttttatcgcactgctttgttttatcttggccaggtcgctgttgtaaatgagaatttgttctcaactggcttacctggttaaataaaggtgaaataaaaataaaaataaacagagaataaaaatacaaatatgtgCACACATTGAACAATCTTCCCATTAGATGGACATACACATCAGACAATGAAAGTGCGTTTAAAATTATTCTTGGTCCATCATTTCTGTTCTTCTTGCTAGCATTTATGGGCTTATTGTATTACATGCAAACAGTTGATCAGTTAGCTTTCAGAGGTACCGTAGCCTATATGAAAGGAACCTTTTGACAGCATGATCCTCATCCAAACAGAAGAATTCAGAGGCAAATGGACTATCTCCAGTATCATCCAATAGAATGGTCCAGAACTGTGTCTGCAGACTCTTGACCACAGTATAACAATAACACATTCAGAGATGAACCTGCAGCTGTGCCTGCAGAA
The DNA window shown above is from Coregonus clupeaformis isolate EN_2021a chromosome 6, ASM2061545v1, whole genome shotgun sequence and carries:
- the LOC121567615 gene encoding A disintegrin and metalloproteinase with thrombospondin motifs 8-like, producing MFSKRFFVLLVLCVIDKSLSKLFASEEIVPVRINERSSSRFWKRSEELPRFRLSAFGRDFTLNLSPDNSFLSTTLTIQRIKAKDLYTLRSASGAHGRHTSSDAETETDFHNLINKTQEMERDLRSCFYSGTVDSNQDSVVAVSLCYGILGSFVTDGVEYLIEPKVLGSGRRERSTEQLHLIKRRTPTEAPHDTQTVFDQLSEESREKADKESFKHEEKDPERQLRGKRFVSAPRFIETLVVADASMTHFYGDEIKHYILTLVSVAAQLYKHPSIKNSVHMVVVKMVVVEDEEVGPSLSNNGGVALRNFCAWQQQFNPASQRHPEHYDTALLFTREDICGHQSCDTLGVADVGTMCDPKRSCSVIEDNGLQAAFTAAHELGHVLSMPHDDSKNCERMFGNLGGHHLMAPLFVHLNKTFPWSPCSALYITEFFDNGHGDCLLDPPESILPLPGELPGTTYSLDRQCQQMFGEEFVHCPNTSDSDICSQLWCREEGKPHCTTNNGSLHWADGTMCATNRSCLHGACMAAHEVMQPKVVVDGGWGAWGPSQLCSRTCGGGVEFSYRECTDPVPQNGGKYCEGQRVQYQSCNTQACKNNDGKSFREEQCEKYNSFNYLDILGNMKQWIPKYAGVSPRDRCKLFCRAKGSSEFKVFEAKVVDGTTCGPDTTSVCVQGQCVKAGCDQEIGSNKRLDKCGLCGGNGLSCRKITGSYNKVTYGYSDIVTIPVGATNIDIKQRSHRNIKHDGNYLAIKRESGGYILNGNFSVSTVEQDIPVLGAVLKYSGSSTTLERIQSFRQLREAVTIQLLATAGEAFPPKVKYTFFIPKDVYFTKSKERKASLHMIQAFGVPQWHLGEWSECSKSCSSGWSRRNVECRDNAGFHSNTCDKDLKPTDIRPCADLPCPIWQMGPWSSCSRTCGQGERRRSVVCIDYTGKTVESEKCDANKQPAPVSGECVYQEC